One part of the Quercus lobata isolate SW786 chromosome 7, ValleyOak3.0 Primary Assembly, whole genome shotgun sequence genome encodes these proteins:
- the LOC115954088 gene encoding kinetochore-associated protein KNL-2 homolog isoform X1, with amino-acid sequence MASTAGLDQTDDASALSYFQKTVCLHDWWLVKSDREFEGKRLAVAGSTAREKQAVRLFSSAPIVKRYDFSTMETADGICVVIKGFINKPRTQENGFPSMVGSHFVLGFPTDWEEYATKFMEGDSTNGIHSGTIADSAIAGTEKSCPTSEQTPNNHEQVTHRGSLKNSPGSGCSMKHKNKMLSPKTKTFENPDGAKLNSSSGVSIQPEGIMDISDNVPDHSVGQILGSLSENVRGKGKDEKCTVSGLKSESIKMNSVPVASGNMSEILKNHKFEFEDNSIPSSSTYEGKSDDAKEGADRKKTKRNLIFDQNVSRSQELKNEKSIVTPESLSYGRSRSGRLLLPTMEFWRNQLPVYDADRKITGIMTEKVLKITTDGARCIGARFKPWTSLGLFCIF; translated from the exons ATGGCTTCCACTGCTGGACTGGACCAAACCGACGACGCTTCAGCATTATCTTACTTCCAGAAAACA GTATGTTTGCACGATTGGTGGTTAGTTAAGTCCGATAGAGAATTCGAAGGGAAGCGACTAGCCGTTGCAGGCTCTACTGCCAGAGA gAAACAGGCAGTGCGACTGTTTTCCTCTGCGCCGATAGTGAAAAGATATGATTTTAGTACTATGGAGACAGCTGATGGAATATGCGTTGTTATTAAAGGGTTCATTAACAAGCCGCGCACTCAAGAGAACGGGTTTCCTTCCATG GTTGGTAGTCATTTTGTGTTGGGCTTTCCTACTGACTGGGAAGAATATGCTACAAAGTTCATGGAAGGAGATTCTACCAATGGTATTCATTCAGGGACTATTGCTGATTCAG CCATTGCAGGCACGGAAAAATCTTGTCCAACTTCAGAACAAACTCCGAATAATCACGAGCAGGTCACTCACAGAG GCAGTCTGAAGAATAGCCCAGGATCTGGATGTTCAATgaagcataaaaacaaaatgttgaGTCCCAAAACAAAGACATTTGAAAACCCAGATGGAGCAAAACTGAACAGTTCATCGGGTGTCTCCATTCAACCTGAGGGGATAATGGACATATCAGATAATGTTCCAGACCACTCCGTGGGCCAAATATTGGGAAGTTTGTCAGAGAATGTAAGAGGCAAAGGGAAGGATGAGAAATGCACAGTCAGTGGGTTGAAAAGTGAAAGTATTAAGATGAATTCTGTTCCGGTGGCCTCTGGTAACATGAGCGAAATcttaaaaaatcataagtttgaATTTGAGGACAATAGTATCCCAAGTTCGTCTACTTATGAAGGAAAAAGTGATGATGCTAAAGAAGGTGCTGACAGGAAGAAAACTAAGAGGAATTTAATCTTTGACCAaaat GTAAGTCGTTCTCAGgaactgaaaaatgaaaaatctattGTTACTCCAGAATCCTTGAGTTATGGACGATCGAGATCAG GGAGACTACTTCTACCCACCATGGAATTCTGGCGCAATCAATTGCCGGTTTATGATGCG GATCGTAAAATCACTGGAATTATGACCGAGAAG GTTTTGAAAATCACAACTGATGGAGCAAGATGTATAGGAGCGAGATTCAAGCCATGGACTTCCTTGggtttattttgcattttttaa
- the LOC115954088 gene encoding kinetochore-associated protein KNL-2 homolog isoform X2: MASTAGLDQTDDASALSYFQKTVCLHDWWLVKSDREFEGKRLAVAGSTAREKQAVRLFSSAPIVKRYDFSTMETADGICVVIKGFINKPRTQENGFPSMVGSHFVLGFPTDWEEYATKFMEGDSTNGIHSGTIADSAIAGTEKSCPTSEQTPNNHEQVTHRGSLKNSPGSGCSMKHKNKMLSPKTKTFENPDGAKLNSSSGVSIQPEGIMDISDNVPDHSVGQILGSLSENVRGKGKDEKCTVSGLKSESIKMNSVPVASGNMSEILKNHKFEFEDNSIPSSSTYEGKSDDAKEGADRKKTKRNLIFDQNVSRSQELKNEKSIVTPESLSYGRSRSGRLLLPTMEFWRNQLPVYDADRKITGIMTEKDVRSVPQKGKRKCG; encoded by the exons ATGGCTTCCACTGCTGGACTGGACCAAACCGACGACGCTTCAGCATTATCTTACTTCCAGAAAACA GTATGTTTGCACGATTGGTGGTTAGTTAAGTCCGATAGAGAATTCGAAGGGAAGCGACTAGCCGTTGCAGGCTCTACTGCCAGAGA gAAACAGGCAGTGCGACTGTTTTCCTCTGCGCCGATAGTGAAAAGATATGATTTTAGTACTATGGAGACAGCTGATGGAATATGCGTTGTTATTAAAGGGTTCATTAACAAGCCGCGCACTCAAGAGAACGGGTTTCCTTCCATG GTTGGTAGTCATTTTGTGTTGGGCTTTCCTACTGACTGGGAAGAATATGCTACAAAGTTCATGGAAGGAGATTCTACCAATGGTATTCATTCAGGGACTATTGCTGATTCAG CCATTGCAGGCACGGAAAAATCTTGTCCAACTTCAGAACAAACTCCGAATAATCACGAGCAGGTCACTCACAGAG GCAGTCTGAAGAATAGCCCAGGATCTGGATGTTCAATgaagcataaaaacaaaatgttgaGTCCCAAAACAAAGACATTTGAAAACCCAGATGGAGCAAAACTGAACAGTTCATCGGGTGTCTCCATTCAACCTGAGGGGATAATGGACATATCAGATAATGTTCCAGACCACTCCGTGGGCCAAATATTGGGAAGTTTGTCAGAGAATGTAAGAGGCAAAGGGAAGGATGAGAAATGCACAGTCAGTGGGTTGAAAAGTGAAAGTATTAAGATGAATTCTGTTCCGGTGGCCTCTGGTAACATGAGCGAAATcttaaaaaatcataagtttgaATTTGAGGACAATAGTATCCCAAGTTCGTCTACTTATGAAGGAAAAAGTGATGATGCTAAAGAAGGTGCTGACAGGAAGAAAACTAAGAGGAATTTAATCTTTGACCAaaat GTAAGTCGTTCTCAGgaactgaaaaatgaaaaatctattGTTACTCCAGAATCCTTGAGTTATGGACGATCGAGATCAG GGAGACTACTTCTACCCACCATGGAATTCTGGCGCAATCAATTGCCGGTTTATGATGCG GATCGTAAAATCACTGGAATTATGACCGAGAAG GATGTTAGATCTGTGCCTCAGAAAGGGAAAAGGAAGTGTGGTTGA